A section of the Primulina eburnea isolate SZY01 chromosome 1, ASM2296580v1, whole genome shotgun sequence genome encodes:
- the LOC140835470 gene encoding oxysterol-binding protein-related protein 3C-like: MGSPKKNQSKGGFFSAMTSGLSMFSNAMHRSVNGLLGYEGVEVINPEGGKEDAEEEAQRGRWQQEERDGYWKMMQKYIGADVTSMVTLPVLIFEPMTMIQKVAELMEYSHLLDQADECEDPYLRLVYAASWAISVYFAYQRTWKPFNPILGETYEMANHGGITFISEQISHHPPMSAGHAENEHFTYDVTSKLKTKFLGNSLDVYPVGRTRVTLKRDGVVLDLVPPPTKVNNLIFGRTWVDSPGEMVMTNLTTGDKVILYFQPCGWFGANRYEVDGYVYNADEEPKILMTGKWSESMSYQPCDLEGEPLPGSELKEVWHLAETPANDKFQYTHFAHKINSFDTAPKKLLASDSRLRPDRWALEKGDLSKAGAEKSNLEERQRAEKRNREAKGDPFTPKWFDPTDEVTPTPWGDLEVYRYNGKYTEHRNAIENSIAVDTSDVQLTEFNPWQYASLSEE, from the exons ATGGGTAGTCCCAAAAAAAATCAGAGCAAAGGGGGGTTCTTCTCGGCGATGACGTCCGGATTGTCGATGTTCAGCAACGCTATGCATAGATCTGTCAACGG ATTGCTAGGGTATGAAGGAGTTGAAGTTATAAATCCTGAAGGAGGCAAAGAAGACGCAGAAGAGGAAGCACAGAGAGGAAGATGGCAACAGGAG GAACGCGACGGTTACTGGAAGATGATGCAAAAATACATTGGTGCAGACGTTACATCAATGGTGACCCTCCCTGTTCTTATATTTGAGCCAATGACAATGATTCAGAAAGTGGCAGAG TTAATGGAATATTCACATCTTTTAGATCAAGCAGATGAATGTGAAGATCCCTACTTGCGGTTGGTGTATGCAG CATCATGGGCAATTTCCGTTTATTTTGCCTATCAACGCACCTGGAAGCCTTTCAATCCAATTCTTGGTGAGACATATGAAATGGCTAACCATGGTGGTATTACGTTCATCTCTGAGCAG ATCAGCCATCATCCTCCTATGAGTGCTGGGCATGCTGAAAATGAGCACTTCACATATGATGTGACATCTAAGTTAAAAACTAAATTTTTAGGGAACTCTCTTGATGTTTATCCTGTTGGAAG GACACGTGTAACTCTCAAGCGTGATGGTGTTGTCTTGGATTTGGTTCCTCCACCAACGAAAGTTAATAATTTGATATTTGGACGAACATGGGTGGATTCACCTGGAGAAATGGTCATGACAAACTTGACCACCGGGGACAAAGTCATCCTCTATTTTCAACCCTGCGGTTGGTTTGG GGCTAATCGATATGAGGTAGATGGATACGTATATAATGCTGATGAGGAGCCTAAAATTTTGATGACTGGGAAATGGAGCGAGTCAATGAGTTATCAACCATGTGATTTGGAAGGAGAACCTCTTCCTGGCTCAGAACTGAAAGAG GTTTGGCATCTTGCAGAAACTCCAGCAAATGACAAATTTCAGTACACCCACTTCGCACATAAAATAAACAGTTTTGATACTGCTCCCAAGAAGTTGTTGGCATCAGATTCTCGGTTACGTCCTGATAGATGGGCACTTGAGAAAGGTGACCTCTCCAAGGCCGGTGCAGAGAAGAGCAA TCTGGAGGAGAGACAGAGAGCTGAAAAAAGAAACCGAGAAGCAAAAGGTGACCCATTCACACCGAAGTGGTTTGATCCAACGGATGAAGTTACACCGACACCCTGGGGAGACCTCGAGGTGTACCGTTACAATGGCAAGTACACCGAGCACCGGAATGCTATCGAGAATTCAATTGCCGTCGACACAAGTGATGTCCAGTTGACGGAATTTAATCCATGGCAGTATGCTAGTTTATCCGAAGAATGA
- the LOC140835479 gene encoding telomere repeat-binding protein 5-like → MVLQKRLEYGFNGYQVPPMPRAARSVRRRRTFERKANGSQMCAFDLLATVAGKLLSEGESSSPSVDSFSRKEQLTLVQDSIGKQEKNKEKLLEGKSCDRDCYERNFLFTDIVKKNPISDFHSNELECAQKDAISRPNCSGTVDSAEHVVNDNCKLRLGIFTPANLESSGCRLSSNSGSDDESRKPRNFSVTNRADMLDSQHLTSGLVSSVDSVKFLLCRDHSPTGSAPVNRENVKLDTRDDDENSSACTETSTGIKKFRNSLRVSNIEGQKLITSKPCKVTPNVKDDDQYSADVERCNFLNRKRIIKHQRSLRDYPFKKRKFYDFNLVSNSDEGINCDRMCAVPENGTSNSALGSRPNLQGVRKTPTFSSSERASFHSQSPQVKLKIKSFRVPELFIEIPEMATIASLKKTVMEAVNAILGGGLRVGVLLQGKKIRDDTKTLLQTGISHDNKMDTLGFTLEPNRPLAPSSQLCPDDHPCQLLHNNPRPLTRYPSSPNAPRSAVRNRNLDTSPDLSENNFNNLVESDNDSAPDSSLKVPGAQSRALVPVPSMEPDALAVVPLRKCKRSDSAQRRIRRPFTVSEVEALVQAVEKLGTGRWRDVKLRAFDSAKHRTYVDLKDKWKTLVHTARISPQQRRGEPVPQELLDRVLTAHAYWSQQQAKQHLKSSSILTFFSENSRCTNP, encoded by the exons ATGGTGTTACAAAAGAGGTTAGAATATGGTTTTAATGGCTATCAGGTGCCTCCCATGCCTCGAGCTGCCCGGTCAGTCAGG AGGAGGCGGACATTTGAGAGAAAAGCCAATGGCAGCCAAATGTGTGCTTTTGATCTGTTGGCTACTGTAGCTGGCAAGTTACTCTCTGAAGGGGAAAGTTCTTCTCCATCTGTGGATTCTTTTTCTCGAAAGGAGCAACTGACACTTGTGCAAGATTCTATTGGGAAACAAGAAAAGAACAAAGAGAAGCTGTTGGAAGGAAAGTCTTGTGATCGAGATTGCTATGAGAGGAACTTTCTATTCACTGATATTGTCAAAAAGAATCCCATTTCAGATTTCCATTCGAACGAACTTGAATGTGCTCAAAAGGATGCAATCTCTAGGCCTAATTGCTCGGGAACAGTTGATTCTGCTGAACATGTGGTTAACGACAATTGCAAGCTACGACTTGGAATTTTCACTCCAGCAAATCTTGAATCATCTGGTTGTCGATTATCTTCTAATAGTGGATCAGATGATGAAAGTAGGAAACCTAGGAATTTCTCAGTAACAAATCGGGCTGATATGCTTGATTCGCAGCATCTAACCTCAGGATTAGTTAGTTCAGTTGATAGTGTAAAGTTTCTCTTGTGCAGAGACCACTCTCCCACTGGTTCTGCCCCTGTTAATCGGGAAAATGTAAAGTTAGATACTAGAGATGATGACGAAAATTCTTCCGCGTGCACTGAAACAAGCACCGGAATTAAAAAGTTTAGGAACTCACTTCGTGTCAGCAACATTGAAGGCCAAAAGTTAATAACATCTAAACCTTGTAAAGTAACACCAAATGTGAAGGATGATGACCAATATAGTGCTG ATGTGGAAAGATGCAATTTTCTTAACCGGAAGAGAATTATTAAACACCAAAGGTCCCTAAGGGATTATCCTTTCAAGAAGAGAAAGTTCTATGACTTTAACTTGGTGTCTAATTCTGATGAAGGCATCAATTGTGATAGAATGTGTGCCGTTCCTGAAAATGGCACAAGTAATAGTGCATTGGGTTCTCGTCCAAATCTTCAAGGAG TGAGAAAAACTCCGACTTTCTCATCCAGCGAACGTGCATCTTTCCACTCTCAGAGCCCCCAAG TGAAACTTAAGATCAAATCATTTAGGGTCCCGGAGCTATTTATAGAAATCCCAGAAATGGCAACCATTGCTTCCCTCAAG AAAACCGTAATGGAGGCAGTGAACGCTATATTAGGTGGCGGGCTACGAGTTGGAGTGCTTCTTCAGGGTAAGAAGATTCgggatgataccaaaactttaTTGCAGACTGGAATTTCTCATGATAACAAGATGGATACATTGGGTTTTACTCTTGAGCCAAACCGCCCCCTTGCCCCATCATCACAGCTTTGTCCGGATGATCATCCATGCCAGCTTCTGCACAACAATCCTCGACCACTGACAAG GTACCCTTCGAGTCCCAATGCCCCTCGAAGTGCTGTCCGAAACCGGAATCTTGATACTTCACCAGATCTCTCGGAAAATAATTTCAATAATTTAGTTGAAAGTGATAATGATTCAGCTCCTGATTCGTCATTAAAAGTACCTGGTGCACAATCAAGAGCACTCGTTCCCGTCCCTTCGATGGAACCAGATGCATTGGCCGTGGTTCCTCTGAGGAAATGTAAGAGGTCTGATTCTGCACAGCGCCGTATCCGCAGACCTTTCACTGTTTCTGAAGTGGAAGCTCTAGTTCAGGCTGTTGAGAAACTTGGAACGGGACG ATGGCGGGATGTTAAGCTGAGAGCGTTTGATAGCGCTAAACATAGAACATACGTAGACTTGAAG GACAAGTGGAAAACATTGGTTCACACGGCGAGAATATCACCACAACAAAGGCGAGGCGAGCCTGTGCCCCAGGAACTGCTGGATCGAGTCTTGACTGCGCATGCTTACTGGTCGCAGCAGCAAGCCAAGCAGCACCTAAAATCTAGCTCCATTCTCACATTCTTCTCTGAAAATAGTCGCTGTACAAACCCCTAA
- the LOC140835516 gene encoding scarecrow-like protein 14 gives MEYQFNGLNDPINGFIFEDEDFLSTSDQQSAHPFNWFKHESLDLDVLDIPFLPLSPNSLNFAPSSTANYEAESPDDQNSDPVLKFLEEILIEENIEEKPSMFHDPLALQATEKNLYEILGQKYPLDNVVDQTSDSPDSFFRSSSENTSSSNGGSFSIDPQCIVDRGEYNLSFEQSYFLDSLSNSSVQVGLQLSYSTLDGFNDNASFQSNLSEKTGVFPNVISDSELILQFKRGCEEASKFLPTENQLIIDLEQYELPQKTEIISLDAVVKVEEDKTEQFRNGSRGRKHHHREDGDSENVERSRKQSANYKEDVDLSDMFDRVLLFRDACCDDNANLPSRVDTTIQQALLPNGSTGGRTRAKKNEKKRETVDLRTLLFNCAQSVASDDRRTAYELLKQIKNHSSNTGDVYQRLATVCAYGLEARLAGTGTELYASLARKKITAADKLKAYQVYLEASPFKKTCIILANKMIGSVASVANTLHIIDFGILYGFQWPILIQHLSQRPGGPPKLRITGIELPQPGFRPEELIEETGSRLKKYCERFGVPFEYQAKAVQNWEEIKIEDLKIVSGEVLAVNCLFRFGRLLDETVVDNSPRDAVLNLIRNLKPNIFVNAVSNGSYSSPFFVTRFREAFFHYSALFDMFDSTLPRDNPQRINFEQDFSGREIINVIACEGAERVERPETYKQWQVRHVRAGFKPLPLNQEIMKKLKHKIAAGYHKDFLCDEDGNWMLQGWKGRIMCAISCWIPA, from the coding sequence ATGGAATACCAATTCAATGGACTGAACGACCCTATAAATGGATTCATATTCGAGGATGAAGATTTCTTATCCACTAGTGACCAGCAATCTGCACACCCATTCAATTGGTTTAAACATGAATCTTTAGATCTCGATGTCCTGGATATTCCTTTCCTTCCATTAAGCCCAAACTCTTTAAACTTCGCTCCATCGTCAACTGCTAATTATGAGGCAGAGTCTCCAGATGATCAAAATTCAGATCCGGTCCTAAAGTTCCTTGAAGAAATACTGATAGAAGAGAACATAGAAGAAAAACCGAGCATGTTTCATGATCCTCTAGCTCTACAAGCTACCGAGAAAAACCTGTATGAGATTCTTGGGCAGAAATACCCGCTTGATAATGTGGTTGATCAAACTTCGGACAGCCCTGATAGCTTTTTCAGGAGTTCTAGTGAGAATACAAGCAGTAGTAATGGTGGTAGTTTTTCCATTGACCCTCAATGCATTGTTGATCGCGGTGAATATAATTTGTCATTTGAACAGAGTTATTTTCTTGATTCGTTATCAAATTCATCCGTGCAAGTTGGATTACAGCTCTCATATTCTACGCTCGACGGTTTCAATGATAATGCAAGCTTTCAATCGAATCTTTCTGAAAAAACTGGTGTATTTCCGAATGTGATTAGTGATAGCGAGTTGATCTTGCAGTTCAAGAGAGGATGTGAAGAAGCTAGTAAGTTCCTACCGACTGAAAATCAGTTGATAATTGATTTGGAGCAATACGAGTTACCACAAAAAACAGAAATCATTTCACTTGATGCTGTGGTGAAGGTAGAAGAAGACAAAACTGAGCAGTTTCGTAATGGCTCAAGGGGACGTAAGCATCACCATCGAGAGGATGGTGATTCTGAAAATGTGGAGAGAAGCAGAAAACAATCAGCTAATTACAAAGAAGATGTTGATTTATCTGACATGTTCGACAGAGTTCTGCTTTTCCGTGATGCTTGTTGCGATGACAATGCTAATTTGCCAAGTCGGGTGGACACAACCATTCAACAAGCTCTTCTGCCAAATGGATCGACGGGTGGAAGAACTCGTGCAaagaaaaatgagaaaaaaCGGGAAACAGTTGATTTGAGGACCCTTTTGTTCAACTGTGCTCAATCTGTGGCTTCTGATGATCGTAGGACAGCATACGAGCTTCTAAAACAGATCAAGAATCACTCTTCTAATACGGGCGATGTGTATCAAAGGTTGGCTACTGTATGCGCCTATGGTCTCGAGGCACGCCTGGCAGGCACTGGGACCGAGCTGTATGCCTCCCTTGCTCGCAAGAAGATTACTGCCGCTGATAAGTTAAAAGCCTATCAGGTTTATCTTGAAGCATCTCCATTCAAGAAAACATGCATTATCTTAGCTAATAAGATGATTGGATCGGTGGCATCAGTAGCAAATACGCTGCATATAATAGATTTTGGCATTCTTTACGGTTTTCAATGGCCTATTCTCATCCAACATCTGTCACAGAGACCTGGTGGACCTCCAAAGCTGCGCATAACCGGAATCGAGCTTCCACAACCAGGTTTCAGACCAGAAGAACTAATAGAAGAGACAGGGTCCCGCTTGAAAAAATATTGTGAACGTTTTGGAGTGCCGTTTGAGTACCAAGCCAAAGCAGTACAGAATTGGGAGGAAATCAAAATCGAAGACTTAAAAATTGTGAGTGGAGAGGTTCTTGCAGTGAATTGTCTGTTTCGGTTTGGTAGATTGCTTGACGAAACCGTTGTGGACAACAGTCCAAGGGATGCGGTTCTCAACTTGATTAGGAATCTGAAACCAAATATTTTTGTTAATGCCGTATCTAATGGATCATATAGTTCCCCATTTTTTGTCACACGTTTCAGGGAGGCTTTCTTCCATTATTCTGCTCTATTCGATATGTTTGACTCTACCTTACCTCGGGATAATCCACAGAGAATAAATTTCGAACAAGATTTTTCTGGTCGTGAAATTATAAATGTCATTGCATGCGAGGGAGCAGAGAGGGTGGAGAGACCTGAGACGTACAAGCAATGGCAAGTACGCCATGTAAGAGCTGGTTTCAAACCACTCCCCTTGAATCAAGAGATTATGAAGAAACTTAAGCATAAGATTGCAGCGGGTTATCACAAAGATTTCCTGTGTGATGAAGATGGAAATTGGATGTTACAGGGATGGAAAGGCCGGATCATGTGCGCGATCTCGTGCTGGATCCCTGCCTAG